ACGAGTaagaacattaaaattaaaaccataTTGAAACCATACTTTTAAATATGAAACGGGATAATTGGCAAATTGAATAGTTTTCAAATGATTACTTTAACAACACGTTGGATTCATGCAGTGGATAGCAGATCCATAACAATTTCCGGGATTTATATTCTACCATGAGGAAGGTACAATGGCATTCATGGAAACTGATGCCAATGCATCAGAGATTGAAAGTCAATCTATTCAGCCTAAGTACAGGACTCGGACAACAATTTATATTTGTGAGCATGACAAGAAAACAGTAACCAATTTCTAGCTCTCCATTCCGTATATCAAGTGCAATAACTCTAACCAAAATATCgagggaaaattgataaaaCAAACAACCCTGCATAAGGAAACAACACAGGAAAGATAAAAACAGAATAATGAATGAAGGCATAGGTGACGGCACACTTGATAGTTCTTATCTTGTAGCTTTCTTTCTCCATTCAGTTTGTCCCCGGTTTATCTCAAGTCCAGCAGTAGACAACCTAAGTAGATGCAGAAACTGGGGATTGGCTTCCTTTGCAATGGCAGATCCATTGGTTCCTTTCAGTTCTGAAACTGCCTCAGCATCACCCTGGATCATTTTCACACCAGCGAGGAATCAACTACGTCATATTGTCTGCACTCTCATCTGTAATCCAAGGTAATACTCTGCAACTCATGGCTACCAATGATTTCCTGTGGCATGCTTTGACATAACAAGCCTGTAAGTTAGTTGGTGGCATCAATAACATGCAACAccattttttgtataaaattaacattacaTAGTTTGTGCCTTCGTTAAACAAGTTCAACTTCAGGTAGAAGGCACTGAAAATACTTcaacacaaatttaaaatgCGGCACTAGATATGTAAACTTCGTCCGATCTCGTACTTTCAATTCAATATTGCAATGGTACATCTAGTTTGGAATAGAACAGTAGTTACATGAAAATGTCAAGGTAACATTTTTGGGGAAACAGGTAAGAAAAGTCAAATGAATATGCTATAAATCACAATACAATTAACTAAAAAAAGAGTCATGTCTTGGTGCAATATCAACCACTGCACATCACTTATTGCTAATCTCAGTCCCAGGCACAGCAGTTAGAGAAGGCACTTCCTCAAAGAACTAATTCTAATAAGAAATCCAGCAGCATCACAGCTTCTCAATCAACCTAACCATGAAAGAATTCACAGCTGAAGCATCCAGAACAATCCATGATGATTCAAATAACTCATGGAAGAACTCAGTTCCAATCTCCTCTGCAGCCGTCCTAAATGCAATCCCAAATGCATTCCCACGAGCCCCAGCCAAACGTGGCCTCCCACAAACCCCTACAATCAGCACCTTCCCAGGCTCTTGTGATACACAAGCACAAAGCAAAGGTTTCATTGTCGCCCCCCTCTCCCTCAAAGCATCcataagaaaataacaaaacttaGTCAATGCCTGTGGGTAccccaacaacttagcatcactTGAATCCTCCAATTTCAACCACCGGAAACTCCTCCCACTCCTAATGCACCCATTCTTAGTAATTGCAGCACTCCCTTGCCTTAAAATGGCCCTCTGAATCTTAATAGCATGTTGCATCCCGGTTCTCAAGCTGTCAATATTGTTCAAAGAAAGCGCATCGTATGCCACACCAAATTGCTTAGAAGCACTAGAACCATCCGATTTCACGAAAGACTCGAGCAAAGCAGTCACGCCATACACTACATCCGCGGCAGAAACCTTAGAACTATACTTAAGAGTCCTCTGGAAACTCCTGTAGTAGAAATCAGTAAGTCCATACTCAGGCAAAAACCGCTCAAACTCCTCCTTCATCTTGCGCTTCACCTCCACATTCATGTGCTGAAACTTCTGATGGCAATCGGTAAGAGCAAACCCCATCCTCCCAAACAGAAGGTTCAACTTCTTCACCCCATTCTCACTCCACGTCTTCAACTTAGTGGCAATGTACGAAGAGCACATCATGGAGTCAAACAAGCTCCACTCCTGCAACAGCATAAGCCTTGGCTGGTCCTCATAAGTAATCCGCGAAGAATTCGGGGCACGAATTTTCGTCCCATCCTTCAGTGTAACCGAAGTAACCACATCCAAATTCCCAGAACTGTTTATATGCTGCTCAAGCTCCATAACCCCATCCAGGTACCTCTCATCACTCAACCTCTCATGCACAAACTGATCCGTGAGCGAAACGCAGGCCAACCAGAGCAACTCATTGGTGTTCTTCCTGAGAGAATCCGCGAGCTCGTACATCAAACACCCGGACGGCTTCCCATGGAAAGTCCCCAAACGGTAGTAGTCCTTCTTCATCTTCCGGTACAGTGTAATCGGATCCTCCTCGTCATCCTCGttcttttttctcctctttCTAGATCCGGTTTCGTCGTCGTCAGACTCCGATTCAGATTCAGATTCAGGTTCAGATTCATCACCATCAGCCGCAGTGGCGTTGGCAAGTGTGGTGAGGTCGAAGTCATAGGCAAGATCAGACTGCTGCTCGTCGTATTTGGTGAAGAGGACAACAACGGCGTCGTTTTGGTCACTGAGGTTACGGAGATGGATGGGCCTGTGGCTGTCGACAACAAAGACGCGAACATTGGGGCCAAGACTGAGGCTTTTGCGGAGGTCCCGGTGGTTGCCCCAATTGACCAAAACAATGGAGAGAGGGTCGTCGTCTAAGGCAGAAGAAGATACATACTTATGGATCTCGTGGAAGGAGGAGACAGGGTAGCAGGCGTATTGAATGGAATCGGATTCGAGAATATGGAAGATGATCTTGAGAGCGCAGAGAGAATCAACGTCGGAGGTTGAAGGGAAAATGAGAACCGGcgaagaggaagaagataaaGCAGAATCACGAAGCTTGGCGTAGAAGGAATCAACGCTTTGTTCTCTCATTGTAACCTTGAAGAAGAAAGGGTTTGGGGTTTGTTGTGTGAAAAATGATGAATCATGAGGATAATTGGGAATTTTGAAGAGGAGAAGATTCAGAAAGAACACAGGTTGTGTTTGAactttttgaaatgaaaatgaaaatttgcaaTGGCGGGGAAATATTAGGCGCCTTCGAATTTCATAATTGGAATTGTTTTGGCATGTGTGTGAGAAGTATATAAACACGTGGGAATGTTTCTCGGTCCACCTCACTAAATGGACTAGTGGACCCAGTTGACTATGTTATATAATTGatacatgatttaaaaattCCTTTATGTAATTTCTTTATACAAAAATTgctatttttatcttttctttaaaagttaaaatttgtctaaaattttccttaatttctaatttctataaaaggtgaaaaacatttttttatgtaagtATGTAGTGACTTTCTTTGAGTAGTATTAACagataataactaaaaataaataaaaaatcaattcaatttaaatctTTCATAATTTTGATATCTTCAACTTAACCtctattagtttttttttttttatgttggatgcttaatttttatacttttttataaaatccctacaattttattgttaattcaataattttgtcTTGTTATATTAGTTAATTATCTTATGGGTTaagaaatatgatattaaaaaaattatttatcatgttacaaagaatatattaacacaaaataataaatcacaCCATCTAATTAATCAAAAAGTTAAATtacaaaaacttaattaaaaaatatacaaattttaaatatttaatacacaaaaaaatattaaaaactaaatatacaaaaatttaaaacataattaaaataaaataaaataaataagtaaatatagACTTCATTTATTAACTTCTTACATAttgaaaatgtatttatttagcAATTCCAATTTTAGTGTTTCCATTTGGGTAGTATTAACACTTTTGTATTGAAATATTGAATTTGTGCAGaatattctctcattctcaaGTTTTGGAAAACACTCACTAAAAGTGTCCCTACatgagttttttattattttccagCAGTTGCATTTGTTAGGTAAATATGACTTCTCCTCAATTCACCTCTTACAAGTAAATACTTTTCACCATATATAAATACTTGAAATCCAcggaataattaatatatatatatatatatatatatatattaattagttcATTCATTTatgtaatttcataattaaagtACAAAGTCAATCCAATAGTATGGTCGAAATCAAAAGTAGATGTAAGATAAGGATACTGGATTtactattttattcattttgtaCAGTTTTTATTGTAAgatattcttatatttattttctaatctaAATTATTATATCTGTGCATGAGAGTtcatatttactattttaaccTGGATATAAGGAAAGgtttacaaaagataaaaatggaAATGAATGATGAGAAAAGTTTTAATATCTGATGTTAATTTACATCAAAACcaataattttactttaaacaATTTATCAAATAATGTAAAGATTCTTTAATCGTCTTTTTTATTCTCAATCATCGGCATTGTTCTGTGTAAAAAACATtactttaacatattttttatattttttatgtatatacaTCCATATCTTTTAGGATTGCATTTATGATCTTTTTTTCTTACACATAAATGAATTAATCTTATAGCttgaatatttgttattaatttgttaattgACATGTTATGACTAAGATGGAAGATAAGTGTgacatttcttttaatataaaattctaataaattaaacatcacAACACAAGTTATATTGAAAAGCCACATAAACTATATGAGAATTAATCATTATAGTTATCTAAAATATACTTGACAAGAAATATGAAGGGCAAGAATGTCATAAGCATGTCTTAAAAATGTAAAACAGTTTAGCAAAAATTTGCTCACATAACAAAGAATTACAAAAAGCAGTTTCAAACAAAAGGTGTTTGAAAGAGCAATAACAAATGCACCTAAACTACACAACAGCATCTCCACCATTTTGATGGTCACCAGGAGTCTCAACATCTGCTTACACCAACATTTGTTAATCATTGCAAAAAGGTAAACACAATAAGGAaccaaacacaaaaagaaagaagggtaagctagtgaaaataattttaatagataaataagtAGATTATGAACAAGCAAGTTATTAAGCATAAACAACAGGTGATGCCAACCAATAAAATGACTCTCTATCTCGATTATCTGGATACATGTAATGAAATTGAATTCACTAGTTGTTTGCACTTCTGGTGACCTCTACTTCtctacagagccattgccaatgggattcaccctaccacacacaaggttagtccatgatcattctaaggtcattatcctgccagaGACTATAACTCAtgttactctcaccacatgaaccaCCAGTCTACTCTATGTTAGTCTGACTGATTCATTAGAGTGTGAGGATGCAGCCTTACTTGAATCTTTAAGTCATTACACATACTATTTTATCATCAAAAGGGATCTCTCCATGAAATTCCCACACCAAGTCCACATGGAATCTCAAAACATTTTCATCCACTACtacaaaatacatattttacatcgattatttttaagttattatatCAATTATAGATCCGATGTAGATGTCATCGATGTAGAATGTCACAAACTTATTACATAGGTTATATATATAACcgatttaatatttgaattcaatttaaagtttttatttcatCAATCTATTTTCTCCTCAAATAAACGCATCCCATATGAGTTGGGGACTTATGAAAATTtcatatctaaaatattttaaattgcaaATTGAACtccaaatattttacatttcattATAAATTGGTTCTTACTTAATATTTACCATTTGCAACTTAAACGGAAAGTTAAGACCCAACCCAACTTGTCAGACTGAGCCAAACCAACCCAACTTGCCAAACTAGGCCAAACCAACCCAACTTGGGTTCAGCCAATCCCAATGTCTGATGTGGGTTCAAACTTGGTCGACATTGTCTCAAGTTCAATTAGCATGGCATGAATATGAACTTTGCTCGACATTGCCTTGACGTTAGTCCAACTCAACTCAACATCGACTTGACTCGATGTGAGCCCAACTTGACATAGTCAAAGGTCAATTTGACTTGATTCAACTAAAGATGGATCTCACTCAACTTGGCTCGGTGGACCGAATCAAGTTGGTTTTATTTTAACCTAACTAGACTCGACCTAACATTGGTCTAAGCAACTTGATTTGATGTAGCCCAACTCTATCTGACCTAGCATTGACacaattatactcgatctaacATGGACCTGGCCCAACTAGGTCGAAAGTGGGCCCTACTTAACTCGGTTTGGGATAGGTCAGGCTCACTCAACCAAAGATAAGCTTAACTTGACTTAGTCTAAGGTGGATCCAACATGAATTAACCAAGTGTGAACCCAACTTGACTTAACATGAAGTGAACCTAACTCAACTTGATCAACAGTGGACTAGACCAGACTTAACCAAACATGACTCAACTAGAGTTGAAATCGCCTTATTTAGCATTAACTAGACCTACCTTGACTTAATCAAAAGTGAATTCGACTCTATTTGATTTCGGCCAAGAGTAGAAAGATCGGTATATTATTTTGCTATTGGTAATGCATTATTAATGATATGTATAGAACAAAGTGTCACCACATTCAAAAAATAAAGTGGAAAAAAGAcacattttaaagtttattccAGGAAAGCAAGACTTGATCAAGAACAACACAGCTTGTAATTAAAGATCCTAAATAATTTAAATCCGAGCAGACCCtctcttatgaaaaaaaaaaaatacatgactCAAGACAGTAATTATTCTAACTActgaatttttcaattttcattttatgaaaAAGTTATCCGACTAATAAAATTTAGTCAACTGTTAAGATCCACTGCAGTTGTAGTGTCACTCCACTAGATCCTTTCCCAATTTAAATGATAACTTGTACTTCATTCTACAGCATCGACAAGCATAACTCCTATCACAGATACTAAACTGTTCTGATAAGCATAGATTAGTTTTGAATAGTAATACTTGATTTTGCCGCATAAGAAAACAACAGAGAGCAGGATGAGTAAGGacattaacatttaaaatcGTACTTTTAAAGATGAAACGGGATAATTTGATAATTGAATAATCATCAAATGATTACTTAAACAACACATAGTTGGAGTCATGCAGTAGATAGCAGAtccaaaaacaataaatatccTTGGAATTATATTCTTCCAAGGTTCAATGACATTCATGGAAATTGATGCCAATGAATCAGAGATTGAAGTCAATCTATTCATCCTAAGAACAGGATTTGGGCAACAATTTATATTTGTGTGAACATGACAAGATAACAGTAACAAATTTCTAGCACTCCACTCCCTATATCAAGTGCAATAACTTCTAAGCAAAATATTGTGGGAAAATTGATAAGACAACCTGCATAAGGAAACAACACAAGGAAGATAAAAAGCACACTTGATGGATTTCATCTTGGAGCTTTCTTTCTCCATTCTGTTCGTCCCCGGTTTATCTCAAGTCCATTAGTAGACAACCGAAGTAGATGCAGAAACTGCTGCTTGGCTTCCTTTGAAATGGCAGATCCATTTGTTGCTTTCAGTTCTGGAACTGCCTCAGCATCACCCTGGATCATTTCCACACCAGTGAGGGAATCAACTACGTCACGTTGTCCGCATTCTCGTCTATAATCCAAGGTGATACTCTGCAACTCATGGCTATCAATGATTTCCTGAGGCATGCTCTGACATAACAAGTCCATAAGTTAGTTAGTGACATCAATGATATACGACACccttttttgtatatattaacaTAACATTGTACGTGAATTTGTTATGACAAGGGTAACAATAGAATATAATAGGCAACATAccagaagagaaagaaaagaattcCAAATCAAATGAAGTGTCTGAGAGGTAAGTTAGTTTTCAGTAGTCTACCGAATATATTCTTGATCATACATTTTGTCAAAAGATAGACAGACCCCTTCATGAAGCAAAATTTCATTTGGTTGTTTCGAAAACAGTGTTTAAACTGCTTAAATTATCAACTTATATGTTAAACAGATTGCccctctattttctttttcatcatgATCTAGagcagaataaaaaaaatacttttattactTGTTTGCAAAAGCCAATTTTGATTCTAGAAATGGGTTAAAACCATGTttcttctttttactttcaGGGTTTTAAACATGGAAGAAAAGTTGTAAATAACAAATTCAAAGCAACACTGGCATATCTAAGAAATTGTAAATATTCTAGTAGTGAATTAAGAACAGTATACAGGTCATTATTAGTAGTGAATTATGAAATGTAAGTCCCCAGTCACAGTCATTTTGAAGAAATAACACACAAGTATccaaaaacattgaaaataaggATAAGAAGCATATAAGTATCTATGAAACATATCGAGTGAGaatatctaatataaattttgtcaGTCTAACCATTGAATAATCAATACTTGTGGTTTTGATCTAAGATGCTAAATGTCGGAAAAATTGAACATAGTAAGTACGCAATCAAGTAttgatattttcttaattttgaaaacacTCCACCTtgagatataaagataaatcAGAACTAAGATATAAACTGCTTATCCAAAAGTTCATTTTGTGagacataaatttaaaagaaagtcTAACAACCTCAAGCACCCATCCAATATAGGCAACATTGTTAACATGCTGATTCATGTCCAGATCTGCTCTTCTTGGCTGCAAATTTGAAAAGGCAGGGTGAGAAGGCAGGTTCTtgaacattattaaaatatgctGGATTTGCCAACTATTTTATCACCAATGAAATTCCTTCTTTTGCGacagtcaaaaagaaaaaagaaactaacagAAAAAGATTCTCTGAGCCAAATAATCATACCACAAGTCCAACTTTGGAATACTGAGCAGGGTCTTCCAATTTTGGAATTTTCTTCAGGCAATTACTGTCCTCCTCAGGAATTGCTAATCTAAAACCACAGAAGAGAAAttggagaaagaaaacaaaattaaccaCAGGTTAAGCAGTAAGCCAGAAAGGGTATTGAAAATTGAAACTCATCAATCACGAACACTAGCAAGACAACCAATGAAGAATGATCATTGGGCCATACTCAAACCAAGCTACTTGTAACATGCTAACTAAGTCATAaataaattgttcaaaattcaatttttgtaCTAATTAGAAATTACGAAATAAAAAAGATGGATCTTTTATAggaagattaatttttttcaaaataatggaAGATAGCATGTGAAGTAAAGCTCCCCACGACTTTATCAGAAACCACTATGAAACTTCCTCACATCTTTTCCTAAAGATGGGAAGTGCAGAAGCCGCTGAAAGTAATAGAATCCAAGTTTGTTGTGTTGATAGAAACGGTATCAAATTCAGAACCAgatattcataatattgatgATTGTTATGATAAATATCCTTTATTTGTCAATTAAGAAATCTATACATTAGCAATAGTTGatccttaattatgaaagtgaTGAAACAGTTATTTTCACCACTATGAGTCCACCATCAAGAGAAGTCGGTAAAGAGCTAAAAGGTCATTGAGTTCAGAAAGAGTCCAATCAGTTATAGATTTATGCAGGATGATCCTTAGATATAGAACTTCTCCATATTTTCCGAAGTGTTTTAGTGAGGTAAATTCAGATAACATCAACAGGCTAGTTTTCAGACTTGTATTCCTTCATTTTAACTCATTGCTATTGGTGAAACTTGCTCAGGAAAATGTTTAACTACAAATCAACAAATAATGTTTCTTGAAATGTGAATCTGTATGCGCATGTAACAAATTAACTCATGCCATCAGGGCtttatcaatattatatatcttcTGCTTATCAAGTCTAGTTATTACTTCAATGAACAAGACTTAAGAGCAcctaaataaaagaaatcatgGGGCAAATTTTGTGTATCTTGTAATGCATTAGCAGcatatgagaaagaaaaatggcTACCTGGGCTCTCGAGGACAATAAACCAAGACCTCCTCACGAACATCATCAGAAACCTTTTGGAGTCGTCTGGTGTCCTGATTCATCATTACCCATTTGCtgaaacattaaatttaaatgtatcaTGATTTGCGGCCATGGATAATTTTCCATCACATAGATCTTTGGACAGTATTGTTTCTGAGTTTTATGCGC
This region of Vigna unguiculata cultivar IT97K-499-35 chromosome 5, ASM411807v1, whole genome shotgun sequence genomic DNA includes:
- the LOC114185227 gene encoding cell division control protein 45 homolog, whose translation is MREQSVDSFYAKLRDSALSSSSSPVLIFPSTSDVDSLCALKIIFHILESDSIQYACYPVSSFHEIHKYVSSSALDDDPLSIVLVNWGNHRDLRKSLSLGPNVRVFVVDSHRPIHLRNLSDQNDAVVVLFTKYDEQQSDLAYDFDLTTLANATAADGDESEPESESESESDDDETGSRKRRKKNEDDEEDPITLYRKMKKDYYRLGTFHGKPSGCLMYELADSLRKNTNELLWLACVSLTDQFVHERLSDERYLDGVMELEQHINSSGNLDVVTSVTLKDGTKIRAPNSSRITYEDQPRLMLLQEWSLFDSMMCSSYIATKLKTWSENGVKKLNLLFGRMGFALTDCHQKFQHMNVEVKRKMKEEFERFLPEYGLTDFYYRSFQRTLKYSSKVSAADVVYGVTALLESFVKSDGSSASKQFGVAYDALSLNNIDSLRTGMQHAIKIQRAILRQGSAAITKNGCIRSGRSFRWLKLEDSSDAKLLGYPQALTKFCYFLMDALRERGATMKPLLCACVSQEPGKVLIVGVCGRPRLAGARGNAFGIAFRTAAEEIGTEFFHELFESSWIVLDASAVNSFMVRLIEKL